A segment of the Eleutherodactylus coqui strain aEleCoq1 chromosome 6, aEleCoq1.hap1, whole genome shotgun sequence genome:
TTCTCAATGGATTGTGCAAAACTGTACGCTAATCATTGTAAATGCTGCCGGTGACTGTACGATAATGTGTTTGTTTTCGGGTGGCCAGAAGCGATCCCCAACGTGCCCCACCTCTATTCAATGAACCATTATTGCTGCTGTGTGAAAGCGCAGGAGCGGTAATCTTTGGGGTGACTGTTGGCTGCTTAAGCATGGAAGTCTGCTTTTTAATGCAGAGCTAATGTTATTGCCGTTTTTTGTAATAATTCCCGCCTTAGCTATTTTGAGAAACGTGCCAACAGTACCTTACCTCCTGGACACAATCGGAGTAGTGGCAGATCCTGAGCTTGATGTCTGGTGTTGTGGCGTTCCCATCACCCACCTAATGGCTGTTGAGAGCGCAGTGTTGCTGGCACCATCGTAAGCGTGGGTAGTGTGGGGTAGACTCTTGATGTTGTTCCAGCCTAGCTGTTTGATTCAGCAGAGAGGATTTTGCCCACTTCTAGCGCCTACTTGTGTTACCTTTCAATAACCTGCATGTCCTGGGGTGGTGATAATGGCTAATAATAGTTGTGGTGTATGTCCTCAGTGAGTTATGGAGCACCAGGGGTACACATCCGCCATGTGCGCCAAAAACATGTGCCTCTTTGAATAGGACCTTTTTAAAGTTTTAGAAGGAAATATATTTAATATGGTGGATCATATAAAACCACCATACAGAAAATTTCCCTCAAAGCTTAAAAACAACATTGATCTTCAATTAGTTGGAAGAAAATACATTGAAGGCAGGTATGAAACTGCTCCAAGTATAAGCCAAATAGTCTATATAGGGCCAACCAGTCCTACAAGTGTAAGTCAACGTACTGTATATCAGGTGCACAGAATAAAAGTACAATGGCCTGATAATAATTAATTGATTACATATCGGAAATGATCTGCTGTTGGTGACATAGGAGCATTATATGGAAACATAAAACTATACACAATGCAATAAAGGAATAAATGCCTTCCATTGTTATTGATCAAATGCTTACTCTGCAGATAATAGCTTTTATTCATAGGCAACATTAGAAAATTGGCAGTAGCGTTACTTTACTTGACGACAAAAATAGGATGTCTGAAGGGCATAGCATTTGGAGAACAGCCATCTGTTCAGCCATCCATTTTTTTAATGAAGTTCTATACAAGGGTATTCAAAAGTAACCACTTATAGCGAATGATGAGCCTTAAATTGGACATACACATCAGACGAACATCAGTCAAACCTGAAGATTTTGGCACAACAATCTAGTGTATATGGTGTGTCCTGACTCTTTTCTCCAAAAGCAGATGTTGAGGGAAACATGCCCAATTTTTtggcagaggtgtctggcagcaacCTATTCACCTTTCCCTGTTAAGTGTGCATGTCTTTGTTAGAAAAGCTCATCATGCTGTGGATATAGTAATGGTTATAAGAAGTTGGCAAAGAATAACTACAACTATAAATGTCATTTTATATCCTGCATTATCTTTCAGAAAACCTCAGAATATTGTCTTTAGGAAGAAATAACCTAAAGAATTTAAATGGATTGGTAAGTCATCAAATGTCTTGATAAAGTCAAGAGCTTGGTATCTGACATTGCACTTGCCCTTGTCTTTCATCCCAGAATAAGATTACCATGCCTAACGCATCAAATCCCAGCACTTCTGTTTCTATTGCACTTACTATGTAAGGTTATTgcacaaacttaaaaaaaaaaaaacctatggatTAACCTCGAAATACCCTTAAAGTGTACCTGCATTTTCAGGTAACTTTTAGAGTAAGCTACCATGTGCATGCACATGAGGAatagcactatttctggccattatatggctTGTATGTGGcattatcaccagttttcccttctgcaggCTCTATCTCCCCATTTTTGATAACTGCTGCAACATCTGtatgcgtctctctctctctcctactcccccctcctctgcatagacttctatgggcagcatatcattgtttttaatggggccgtcagcagcagcgctggccccattgaaatcaataggagaagattgcgaagcaggctaggaatcccccatagagaggagaggggggggggggggagctacaggggatctctgacatatcttcaaatatttggagagatagggggtgcAGCTAGTAGGTTTCCCCTAAAATGGGGTGGGGCTTGagatggggcggggctagaggggttatcatagtgatcactCACTCAGCTAGGGAGGGATCACTATGATAACTCTTCTAGCCCCACCTTCTGCTCTTGGGAAAACCCACTAGCCCCACCCCCTgtatctccaaatatggggagatatgtcaaagatcccctgtagctcccccccccccccccccttctctcctctctatgggggattcctagcctgcttcacaatcttctcctattgatttcaatggggccagagctgctgctgctgccagccccattgaaaacaatgggcgatatcgcagatttttctctGCACTGCGAGGCTAGAGTAAAGaaatcgctaatgagaatgaaaccattgaaaatcattggttttattatcatacattttcactcactctcgcatcgcagtgaaGTCTTATCGCCAGTGGGTGAGAGCCCTAAAGCAGTTGTTTGACATTACAACAATAAAGTTTGCTTTTTGTTTTCAGTCGCTTAAATACGATGCATTACCAGACACGATTGGCACTGGGCAAGAATCCCACAATGTCTTTTGCTGCTGTCATGCAACCCCTATAAGGCAGTTTTCTGAGTTATACTAAAACTGTACAGCAGGCAAACAATggttaaaaataataaattcaGTCATACTCAACACACCGTTAACCATGGGTCCACCACCACCGTCGTCCTGTCATCACCGCTGCAGCGGTCAAGAGTGTATACAGAATGTCACCGCTGCAGGCAAAGTAATGACCAGTGGGTGCTGGACCAGCGGGAAAATGGCGCGCCGAGTATGACTGAGTCTGTGTCTAACCATTTACTGCCCATTGTACAATTTTAGTATAACTGGGAAAACCCTCTTGATCTCCAAATTTATATTGATACTGCTTAGAATCCTCCTAGCCTTAGCTGCTGACCTCTTAATCACTAAGAAGCTGTTGTGAGTCTTCCCAGGTCTCATTTTAAATATAGCAACTTCAATCCTGTCTCAGGGTTTTATGTGCACAATGTACAGCACAACTGTATCTCTTGTAGCAAGTAGGCTAATTAATTTTATTCTAATCTCATGGAAATTATATGGAGAATTCCATAAGCGGCTTTTAAACTGTTGTTAAAATTCTGTTTGACCCTATTTCTGGGGAAAGTTGGCCACTATTGGGATATTTGCACATGCAGCAAGTTTCATGCAGAATGTTCTGCGACTGATAATTTTATCTTGCATGGGGCTTGCCGATATGTATGCACAACCCCATTCAGAGCCATAAAACTACCTTTTAGTTCTAGAAAGTTCTGCAGTATACCATTACACAGGGCTTTCACATACTAAATGTCCGGACAGAAGTGAGTTTATTGGGGAGGAGGGTGTTCCCTTATTGTTTTATGGTTCATACAAAGTCACTTCACTATGTGGTTAGATAATCTCCCCTTACATATtcaccatttttttgttttaggaaGCAGTTGGAGAAACTCTAGAAGAGCTATGGATCTCTTACAATTTAATTGAGAAGTTAAGAGGAATTCATGTGATGAAGAAGTTAAAAGTTCTTTATATGTCCAACAATGCTGTGAAAGACTGGGGTACGTACTGATCCATTGAACTCTCTTACCATGGGCTTATGGGACCGTCCGATACTCACCTTGGCCTTATAATCTTCTGTAGACATTGTTGTTCCTTGCAGTTCCTTGTCAGTCACAATGACAAGGGAGAACAATATAGAACTTTTCGTGAGCAAATGAAGGAATATATTTTCTCATATTATTCTGTTCTTTTTAGCGGAGTTTGGAAAGTTGGCTGATCTGCCATGTTTGGAGGATCTGGTGTTTGTTGGCAATCCTCTAGAAGAAAAGCACGCACTAGAGGGTAACTGGGTAGAAGAGGCAACAAAACGTCTTCCTAAGCTGAAGAAACTGGATGGTTAGTGTTATCTGATACACTTTATTCTTTCCACTAGTTACCATTGGCGAGACTAGTGACCGACAAATAGCTTTGTCCCTTTGTTACAAAGGTAATAAAGAATTTTGGAGCCTTTGTTGTGTGAGTGTAACCTATATGGTTGCAGATGGAGCTCCTGCAGTTCCATATTATAGAGCAATGGACACTCTGTGTGCTGCCATATGCGATGTACAGCTTCTAGGGAAGAACACAGCTGTAATATGccactatttttattttcttgtttCTCGTGGATTTTGTATGAATCTGTGAGGGTAAAAGAAACTGTGAATTTGGAGGCACATGCACCTACAGTATAGACCTATGGATTTCTATCAATGCTATATTATACTTTCAGTCTACCCAGATCTGTAATATGGTCATATCCAGGTTTAGAAAAACACCGCAGCTTTCTTCCAGAAATGGCTTCACTCTGGTCCAAGGGTTGTGTTTGGAATTGCAACTCAACTTCATTGATGTGACTGGGGCCTAACAGCAATACCGCATACAACCTTTGGACAGATGTTATACTGTTTTGTTAAAAAAGCAGCCTTGTTTAGTTAttgtagacaacccctttattgctgcagaattcgtggCCAGACGCCAGCCAAGACGCTCGCTGTGGATccgaacaggtgagtatagggtctcttggCTGGTATTGGGTCTGATTcagctgtgagatttcgcagttgggatctgacccggccgtgggcatgaggccttaggctgggttcacacaggggggAATTGCAGaggaatttacagtagcagcaaagtggacaagattttgaaaatctcatccaaatGCTGAGGAAAAAACCTGTGCGGAAATacgcgacatgtcaattgtattgccATCTCCGCTGCGGAACTTGCCTCCTCTCAATGAGGGGGTAAATTCCACACAGGAATCAGCAACGAAACCCGCACCAAATCGTGAGGGTTTAAAGGCAGGCATTCCGCGGCTGATCTGCAACAGCATGTCCGCACGGacattctgctggcaattccgtcccgtgtgaacccagccttaatgtgaaGTTCTGACAGTTCCATCTTTGAAATTACAAACATGCATCCATGGGTTTATCCTGCTTTACATTAACTGCTGGTGGGGGTTTTCAGCTTCTGCAGTCACAGCAAACAGATGTCTTGACAATGGTAGGGAAtagaaacacaaagtatatttaGAAAGTTGTTGAACTTTTCATCATGCAATAATTACATGAAACCTGAAATCCTTTATTACCGATTGAGCATTGTTTGAATGCAACAGCTTGTCACAAGTTGGTTTCACTCTTAGAACATGGGGACCACCACTGTTGCTTCATTCCATGGATCGTGGTGATCTCAGTGGCCAGATTCCTACCATTCAGTAAAAAAATGGAGT
Coding sequences within it:
- the DNAL1 gene encoding dynein axonemal light chain 1 isoform X2 — translated: MDASLSTLVNCEKLSLSTNCIEKIANLNGLKNLRILSLGRNNLKNLNGLEAVGETLEELWISYNLIEKLRGIHVMKKLKVLYMSNNAVKDWAEFGKLADLPCLEDLVFVGNPLEEKHALEGNWVEEATKRLPKLKKLDGNPVIKQEDEEGEDAS
- the DNAL1 gene encoding dynein axonemal light chain 1 isoform X1; the protein is MAKATTIKDALSKWEEKTGQKAAEAKEVKLYAQIPPIEKMDASLSTLVNCEKLSLSTNCIEKIANLNGLKNLRILSLGRNNLKNLNGLEAVGETLEELWISYNLIEKLRGIHVMKKLKVLYMSNNAVKDWAEFGKLADLPCLEDLVFVGNPLEEKHALEGNWVEEATKRLPKLKKLDGNPVIKQEDEEGEDAS